Below is a window of Polyangiaceae bacterium DNA.
CAGCGTCTTCCGGCTGATCCCAAGCAACTCTGCCGCCTCCGCCTTCCGACCGTTGGTCTGGGCGAGCGCCTCGTCGATCCGCCGGTCTTCTTCGGCCTGGATTGAGTCGGACAGGGTGCTCCGCGGGGTCGGGCTCGAGCTCGCCTCAAGGCCGAGGTGCGCGGGCTCGATCGACTCTGCGGGGCTCATGGCGACGGCGCGCGCAACGACGTTCGCCAGCTCGCGGACGTTGCCTGGCCAGTCATGCGCGCCGAGCGCGTTGCGTGCGGCGCCGCTCAGCGTCTTCGCTGGCTTGCCTGCGTCGCGGGTTTCGCACCACAGGAAGTGCTCCGCCAAGAGCTGCACGTCCTCGCCGCGCTCGCGGAGCGGCGGCAGCCGGATGGGCAGCACCGCCAGGCGATAGTAGAGATCCTCCCGGAACCGACCCGCGGCTACCCTGCCCAGGAGATCGACCTTGCTCGCGGCGACGACCCGCACGTCCACTCGGGTCGGGGTCGCGGAGCCCAGGCGTTGCACCTCCTTCTCCTGGATCGAGCGCAGCAGCTTGGCCTGGAGCGACATCGGGATCTCGTCGACCTCGTCCAGGAACAACGTGCCACGGTCGGCCAGCTCGAAGTGCCCCTTGCGCTGCCGGTCCGCCCCCGTGAAGGCTCCGCGCTCGTGGCCGTAGAGCTCCGACTCGAACAGAGGTTCCGGGATGGACGCGCAGTTCAGCTTCACCAGCGGTCCCTTCGACCGAACGCTGCAGGTGTGGATGGCGTTTGCCACCAGCTCCTTGCCGGTGCCCGTCTCGCCGGTGATCAGGATGGTGGCTCCCCCGTCCGCGACCGCGCGGATCACCCGGTAGAGCTCCTGCATGGGCGGGGACCCGCCGACCATCCCGCAACACACCGGCTCCGGCGCGGCGAGCGTCAGGCTGGAGCTCTTCGCCAGGCGTACCTTCAGGTACCGCTGGATCGTCTCCAGCAAGGTGGCCGTCTCGAAGGGCTTGGTCAGGAAGTCGCGCGCGCCCAGCTTCATCGCCTCGACCGCTGCCGGTATGTCTCCGTGCGCGGTGATCATCACCACGTCCGTGCTGGCGCCGCGGCGCCCCAGCTCGCGCAAGAGGTCGAGGCCGCTCATGTCCGGCAGCCTCAGGTCGAGCACCGCGACGTCGAAGTGGCGGCTGCCGATCAGCCTCATGCCCTCGGCGCCGTTCGCCGCTGCCGCGACCGCGAGCCCGGACTCGTCCAGCGAGTCCGAGAGCGCGATGCGAATCAGGGGCTCGTCGTCCACGAGCAGCACGGAAGGTCGGTTCATGACGCGGGTGCCCTCGGCTCTCTGGCATCCAGGAAGTCGGGCCCGGCCAGGGGCAAGATCACCTCGAACGCGGTCCCCGCGCCCGGCTCGGACTCTACCTCGATGGTTCCACCATGGCGCTCGATGATCCCCAGACTGACCGAGAGGCCCAGGCCGGAGCCACCACCGCCAGACTTGGTCGTGTAGAAAGGATCGAAGATCCTGCCGATGGACTCCGGTGCGATGCCGCAGCCGTCGTCCTCGATGCGCACGATCACGAAGTCTTTGCGGCGACGCACGCTGACGTCGAGGTCTCCGCCGCTCGGCATCGCGTCGATGGCGTTCAGCACCAGGTTGAGGATCACCTGCTCGATGGCATGGACGTCGGCGCGAACCAACGGGAGTTTCGGCTGGCTGTCGAACGAGAGCCGCACGCGCGCCTGTTCGAAGGACGGCGCCAGGAGCTCGAGCACCTTCGGGACCAAGAGGCCCAGCTCGACCTCCGTGGGCGAGAGCTCGTGCTGCTTCGAGTACTCGAGGAGCTGGCGAACCACGCGTTGGGCGCGACCGACTCCGTCCACGACCAAGTCGTAGTAGGCCTTTCGCTTGGTCTCGTCGCGGTCGTTCTTCTGCAAGGCCTCCACGCAGTGGAGCACACCGGAGAGGGGGTTGTTGATCTCGTGGGCGACGCCGGCAGCGAGCCGCCCCACGGCCCAGAGCTTCTCGGAGTGAGCCAGCCTCTGAAAGGTCCTTTCGCGCTCCGCGTGCGCCGAATCGAGGCGCTCGGCCATGCGATCGAAGGCGGTCGCGAGCCGTCCGATCTCGTCTTCGCCCGGGTCGCGCACGCGGGCGGTCAGCCTGCCCTCGCCGATCTCTTCGGCGGCGTCGGCCACTCGCCGGATCCGCCGCAAGATCCGAGACGAGAGCGCGAAGGTGAGGATGAGGCCCGTGACCACGACGCTCACACCGACCAGCGAGAGCCTCGACAGCACCTCACGAGACGTCACCGTGGCGGACTCGGTCGAGACCCCGACGTGCACGTGCCCAGCCACGCCGCCCAGGACGGGCGCGACCAGATCGTGGACGTCGCGATCGCCCAAACGCACGAGCAACGCGGCCCGACCGTCGCGTGGGCTCTTGTGCGCGGCGAGCAGGTCCAGGGGAAATCCGCCGGGGAAGGTGTGAGCGAGCACCGCGTCGTCGCTCCCGACGACGAAGGCGTAGGCGATGTCGCGCTGCGAGCCCACGACGTCCGCCATGCGCCGCTCGGCGGCGTACCGTTCACCCGTCAGTAGCTCGTCGACCGTGACCGCGGCGAGCTGACTCGCCAGGGCCACTCCGCGCGCGTCGACGTGCTCGGCGATCGCCGTCCTCACGGCGCGGTACACGATGGCGACCGTGACCGGCGCGTAGACCGCAAGAGGCACCAGCAACGTCAGGAGCAGGCGCAGGCGCAGGGGGACGGCTCTCATGGCGTCCCGAAACCCCCGGCCACCACCACCGCGCGGTGCATCGCGGCGACACCCTCGTAGGCCTTGGGGTCTCCGGATGCGAAACGCTCGAAGCCCAACGCGTCGAGGACGGCCGTCCCGGCGGGGTGCAGGTGGGCCTCGAGGAGCGCCGTACGAAGCAGCGCGCGCAGAGCGGGCGTGAGCTTGGGCCCCGCGACGAACGGGGGAATGCCGAACTCGGGCGAGCGATGCAGCACTCTCAGCGACTCGACGCGGCCGGGCTCGGACTTGGCGAGTTGCTCGAAGATCAGGCTGTCCACGCCCGCGGCCCGTACGCGCCCGCTGGTCACCAGGTCCACCGAGCCAGTGTGCGAGTGCGAATAGACCGTCTCCGAAAACGGCGCGCGCTCACCCCCGGCGGCTTTGCGAGCGAACCATTCCGGGTAGATCCGCCCGCTCAGCGACAGGGGATCCACGTAGGCGAAGCGGTCGCCGGCCAGGTCCGTCACGTCGCGCGCGGGGTCGCTCTTACGCGCGACGATCAGTGACGCATAGGTCGACTTCCCCCCGACCACCGGGACCGCCAGAAGCTCCGCGCGACCCTTGAGCGCGACGTACGCGCCGGTGCAGACGAAGCCGAAGTCGGCCTCCCAGTTGTCGAGCAGGGCGTTGGTCTCGGAGTAGCCGCGCCGCTGCACGACCTCGACTCGGTGCCCTGTGCGCGACTCGAGGTAGTCCCCCAGCTGACGGTAGGCCCTGGCCGTCTCGCGCGGCGACAGCATGGTGCCGACGGCGAACCTCAGGGTCGGGCCCGGCACGCTGGGCTCCGGCTCGCCACGCCGGCTCAGATCGACGCGAACGTCGGGTTCTTCCCGCCCGCAACCGAGCACGCCGAGCAGCGCGCACCCGCCGGCGAGCAGACGGCGGCGTGACCAGGTCGTCCCCCCGGAGCGCGGGCGTCGGGTCAACATGTCGTCCGGCGCGAAGTGTACTCACTCGGCTGGCGCGAAGCCTGGAGTGGTGAGGCGTCTCTCGTGCAGAATTTTCACCTTTCCGAGCGCGAGCCCGTGCTAATTCAGGCGACGCCGATGGCCAAGAAGACCAGCGCGAAGCCGCAACCGCCCAAGCCCTATCGAGACTTCGT
It encodes the following:
- a CDS encoding sigma-54-dependent Fis family transcriptional regulator; amino-acid sequence: MNRPSVLLVDDEPLIRIALSDSLDESGLAVAAAANGAEGMRLIGSRHFDVAVLDLRLPDMSGLDLLRELGRRGASTDVVMITAHGDIPAAVEAMKLGARDFLTKPFETATLLETIQRYLKVRLAKSSSLTLAAPEPVCCGMVGGSPPMQELYRVIRAVADGGATILITGETGTGKELVANAIHTCSVRSKGPLVKLNCASIPEPLFESELYGHERGAFTGADRQRKGHFELADRGTLFLDEVDEIPMSLQAKLLRSIQEKEVQRLGSATPTRVDVRVVAASKVDLLGRVAAGRFREDLYYRLAVLPIRLPPLRERGEDVQLLAEHFLWCETRDAGKPAKTLSGAARNALGAHDWPGNVRELANVVARAVAMSPAESIEPAHLGLEASSSPTPRSTLSDSIQAEEDRRIDEALAQTNGRKAEAAELLGISRKTLWEKLKRREPR
- a CDS encoding HAMP domain-containing protein, encoding MRAVPLRLRLLLTLLVPLAVYAPVTVAIVYRAVRTAIAEHVDARGVALASQLAAVTVDELLTGERYAAERRMADVVGSQRDIAYAFVVGSDDAVLAHTFPGGFPLDLLAAHKSPRDGRAALLVRLGDRDVHDLVAPVLGGVAGHVHVGVSTESATVTSREVLSRLSLVGVSVVVTGLILTFALSSRILRRIRRVADAAEEIGEGRLTARVRDPGEDEIGRLATAFDRMAERLDSAHAERERTFQRLAHSEKLWAVGRLAAGVAHEINNPLSGVLHCVEALQKNDRDETKRKAYYDLVVDGVGRAQRVVRQLLEYSKQHELSPTEVELGLLVPKVLELLAPSFEQARVRLSFDSQPKLPLVRADVHAIEQVILNLVLNAIDAMPSGGDLDVSVRRRKDFVIVRIEDDGCGIAPESIGRIFDPFYTTKSGGGGSGLGLSVSLGIIERHGGTIEVESEPGAGTAFEVILPLAGPDFLDAREPRAPAS
- a CDS encoding PhnD/SsuA/transferrin family substrate-binding protein, coding for MLTRRPRSGGTTWSRRRLLAGGCALLGVLGCGREEPDVRVDLSRRGEPEPSVPGPTLRFAVGTMLSPRETARAYRQLGDYLESRTGHRVEVVQRRGYSETNALLDNWEADFGFVCTGAYVALKGRAELLAVPVVGGKSTYASLIVARKSDPARDVTDLAGDRFAYVDPLSLSGRIYPEWFARKAAGGERAPFSETVYSHSHTGSVDLVTSGRVRAAGVDSLIFEQLAKSEPGRVESLRVLHRSPEFGIPPFVAGPKLTPALRALLRTALLEAHLHPAGTAVLDALGFERFASGDPKAYEGVAAMHRAVVVAGGFGTP